Proteins from a genomic interval of Staphylococcus debuckii:
- a CDS encoding sigma factor: MNIEHQISRNKGIIYSLLHKYNIRYDSEEYAQLLTIKMWELIRQFDMSIHNSMSCYLFQRLHFYLVDLFRSKGRQPELCTINTETLELNHSLQVKHPNVLPLMTADYYHLLNEHERMWLNLKLFGFKQFEIQKLMDKSATSIRKYQQRARLKLEPLRQFLKGGM, translated from the coding sequence GTGAATATTGAGCATCAAATCAGTCGCAATAAAGGCATTATCTACTCGCTGCTGCATAAATACAATATTCGATATGACAGCGAAGAATATGCACAACTATTAACGATTAAAATGTGGGAATTGATACGTCAATTTGACATGTCTATCCATAATAGCATGAGCTGTTATTTATTTCAAAGACTCCATTTTTATCTCGTCGATTTGTTCAGAAGTAAAGGAAGACAACCAGAATTATGTACTATCAATACGGAAACCCTTGAATTAAATCATTCACTTCAAGTGAAGCATCCAAATGTCTTACCGCTCATGACTGCAGATTACTATCACTTGCTGAATGAACACGAGCGTATGTGGTTGAATCTCAAATTATTTGGTTTTAAACAATTTGAAATTCAGAAATTGATGGATAAATCAGCAACTTCCATTCGCAAATATCAGCAACGTGCACGTTTGAAATTAGAACCGCTCCGACAATTTTTGAAAGGAGGCATGTAA
- a CDS encoding competence protein ComK, whose amino-acid sequence MVETRQHPVIIYMKSYPHQCFQVECVYNIFRKLTKHSIKKYLDLLVRMHPLPKNVFSSDLKQLLNIRKHLPLIVDTKTILFPIKHTQAALQYFINGMQITSIKPEQQHTRVIFSNGQHLIIHAPYNYVHRKWLECIFLHYFMFIVRD is encoded by the coding sequence TTGGTCGAGACGCGTCAACACCCTGTTATCATTTACATGAAATCTTATCCGCATCAATGTTTCCAAGTTGAATGTGTCTATAATATTTTTCGTAAATTGACCAAACACTCTATAAAAAAGTATTTAGACTTACTAGTACGAATGCATCCGCTGCCAAAAAATGTTTTTTCATCAGACTTAAAACAATTATTGAATATACGTAAGCATTTGCCCTTAATTGTGGATACAAAGACGATTCTGTTTCCTATCAAACATACACAAGCCGCCTTGCAGTATTTTATCAACGGAATGCAGATTACGAGTATTAAACCAGAACAGCAACATACACGTGTGATCTTTTCAAACGGTCAACATCTCATCATTCACGCACCTTACAACTACGTTCATCGCAAATGGTTAGAATGTATTTTCTTACACTATTTTATGTTTATTGTACGCGATTAA
- a CDS encoding transaldolase yields the protein MVKADLNVEVFADGADIEEMKAAYKNNEVDGFTTNPSLMAKAGVTDYKTFAEEAVREIPDASISFEVFADDLDTMAKEAEILKQYGKNVFVKIPIVTTNGESTIPLIKKLSADNVHLNVTAVYTLDQVKAITEAVTEGVPTYISVFAGRIADTGVDPLPLMKESVEIAHSKEGIKLLWASCRELFNVIQADEIGADIITCPAGVISKIPNIGRDVNELSVDTVKGFAKDIQKSGLSIL from the coding sequence ATGGTAAAAGCAGATTTAAACGTAGAAGTATTCGCAGATGGTGCGGATATCGAAGAAATGAAAGCAGCATACAAAAATAATGAAGTGGATGGTTTCACAACTAACCCAAGCTTAATGGCTAAAGCAGGTGTAACGGATTATAAAACATTTGCTGAAGAAGCGGTACGTGAAATTCCAGATGCTTCAATTTCATTTGAAGTATTTGCAGATGATTTAGATACAATGGCTAAAGAAGCAGAAATTTTAAAACAATACGGTAAAAATGTATTTGTTAAAATTCCTATTGTCACAACTAATGGTGAATCAACAATTCCATTGATTAAGAAATTATCAGCTGACAATGTGCATTTGAATGTGACTGCTGTTTATACTTTAGATCAAGTTAAAGCTATTACAGAAGCAGTAACAGAAGGTGTTCCAACTTATATCTCAGTATTTGCTGGACGTATTGCTGATACTGGTGTAGATCCGCTTCCACTCATGAAAGAATCAGTGGAAATTGCGCATTCAAAAGAAGGCATCAAGTTATTATGGGCAAGTTGCCGTGAACTATTCAATGTCATTCAAGCAGATGAAATCGGTGCAGACATCATCACATGCCCTGCAGGTGTAATCAGCAAAATCCCTAATATCGGTCGCGATGTTAACGAATTATCAGTAGACACTGTTAAAGGATTTGCAAAAGACATTCAAAAATCAGGACTCTCAATCCTATAA
- the crcB gene encoding fluoride efflux transporter CrcB translates to MQYLYVFIGGALGALIRFLLSQLNHSDGFPTGTFIANLAGAFLMGFFTALILKLFQNNPLFKKGITTGFLGALTTFSSFQFELVHMLEQHHYLLLGIYAVTSYILGILLCYLGGKLGGALSHD, encoded by the coding sequence GTGCAATACTTATATGTATTTATCGGTGGCGCTTTAGGTGCACTGATAAGATTTCTATTATCACAATTAAATCATAGCGATGGATTTCCAACGGGGACCTTTATCGCTAACTTAGCAGGAGCTTTCCTGATGGGATTCTTTACAGCTTTGATTTTAAAGTTATTTCAAAACAATCCTTTATTTAAAAAAGGAATTACCACTGGATTCTTAGGGGCGTTAACGACTTTCTCTTCTTTCCAGTTTGAACTCGTACATATGTTAGAACAGCATCATTATCTATTGCTTGGTATTTATGCTGTTACAAGTTATATCTTGGGTATTCTGCTTTGTTACCTCGGCGGTAAATTAGGAGGTGCGCTCAGTCATGATTAA
- a CDS encoding fluoride efflux transporter FluC — MIKLLLIMLGGGLGAVVRAAVTQACSRIPSEMPIATLIVNLAGSFAISLLSGFALSNQWASPLLIVGFLGGLTTFSTLSLELKNLLTEQTKPALFILYSALQYILCFAACWLGFLLAH; from the coding sequence ATGATTAAATTGTTGTTGATTATGCTTGGCGGCGGTTTAGGTGCGGTAGTTAGAGCTGCTGTCACACAAGCATGCAGCCGTATCCCTTCTGAAATGCCGATAGCTACGTTAATAGTAAACTTGGCAGGTAGTTTTGCAATTAGTTTATTGAGCGGTTTTGCTCTTTCCAATCAATGGGCTTCTCCATTATTGATTGTAGGTTTTTTAGGTGGATTGACAACATTTTCCACTCTATCTTTAGAATTGAAAAATCTATTAACAGAACAAACAAAGCCGGCGTTATTTATTCTATATAGTGCATTGCAATATATTCTTTGCTTTGCAGCATGCTGGCTTGGTTTTCTTCTTGCACATTAA
- a CDS encoding ADP-ribosylglycohydrolase family protein: protein MADYKGMLYGAMVGDALGVPVEFENRGSFNIDSMIGYGTCNQPPGTWSDDSSLTLCLAENINEQGNLDSLMQKFVRYLNDGYLTPFGVAFGVGNSTTQAIRRYEAGTPAEQCGGTSEYNNGNGALMRIAPLIKCLPEEMAFNEVVDKVIAYTRITHGHPRSHIASIIYVEILRNITLGHTFKMSVENTEKELSIYLKQDAELSEEYQNYFEKVFQSDFYQLPQSYIQSSGYVVDTLEAALWCIGNSDNFKDAVLKAVNLGGDTDTVGSITGSIAGLLYGIQAVPDIWIENLVSKEKFEPIISEFMTT, encoded by the coding sequence ATGGCTGATTATAAAGGAATGTTATATGGAGCGATGGTAGGAGATGCTTTAGGAGTACCTGTCGAATTTGAAAATAGAGGCAGTTTTAATATTGATAGCATGATTGGTTATGGTACATGTAACCAACCACCTGGAACATGGTCGGATGACAGTTCGCTTACCTTATGCTTGGCAGAAAATATTAATGAGCAGGGCAATCTAGACAGTTTAATGCAAAAATTTGTTCGTTATTTGAATGATGGCTATTTGACGCCCTTTGGTGTTGCATTTGGTGTAGGTAATTCTACAACACAGGCAATTAGAAGATATGAAGCGGGAACGCCAGCCGAACAATGCGGCGGCACATCAGAATATAATAACGGGAATGGTGCTTTGATGAGGATTGCGCCGTTAATCAAGTGTTTACCTGAAGAGATGGCGTTTAATGAAGTCGTGGATAAAGTCATTGCCTATACACGTATTACACACGGGCATCCGCGTTCACACATCGCCTCAATTATTTATGTAGAAATATTACGTAACATTACTTTAGGACATACCTTTAAGATGAGTGTGGAGAATACAGAAAAAGAATTGAGTATATATTTAAAACAGGATGCTGAACTTTCTGAGGAATACCAAAATTATTTTGAAAAAGTATTTCAGTCAGATTTCTATCAGCTCCCCCAAAGTTATATTCAGTCCTCTGGATATGTCGTAGATACTTTAGAAGCAGCATTGTGGTGTATCGGCAATTCTGATAATTTCAAAGATGCTGTGCTTAAAGCAGTTAATTTAGGCGGCGATACAGATACGGTAGGCTCGATAACTGGAAGTATTGCCGGTTTGTTATATGGTATTCAAGCTGTTCCAGATATATGGATCGAAAATTTAGTAAGTAAAGAGAAGTTTGAACCTATTATTTCGGAGTTTATGACAACATAA
- a CDS encoding aldo/keto reductase yields the protein MEYVEFYNGNRMPIVGLGTFRVENDEQAKEAVQFAIENGYRSIDTAMIYGNEEKVGEGIKAGLESIGLKRSDLFITSKLWLEDYGRENVAEAYQTSLNKLGLDYLDLYLMHWPGMDEDMMIETWKGMEDLLKDNKVKNIGVSNFKPHHFEALLSHASIKPVIDQVEFHPYLIQEDLRTYLNAQRIQMESWSPLMNAQILDDEVVKSVAEEVGKSPAQVIIRWNIQHDVVVIPKSVTPSRIKENLEVFDFELSDSQMAQLDNLNADKRVGPDPDNYSGHHK from the coding sequence ATGGAATATGTAGAATTTTATAATGGTAACCGTATGCCGATTGTCGGTTTAGGTACTTTCCGTGTGGAAAATGATGAGCAGGCTAAAGAAGCGGTTCAGTTTGCGATTGAGAATGGTTACAGAAGTATTGATACGGCTATGATTTATGGTAATGAAGAAAAGGTCGGTGAGGGGATCAAGGCTGGATTAGAATCTATTGGCTTGAAACGTTCGGACTTATTTATTACGTCGAAATTATGGTTGGAAGATTATGGCAGAGAAAATGTGGCTGAGGCTTATCAAACTTCTCTTAACAAATTAGGTCTTGATTATTTAGATTTATATTTAATGCATTGGCCTGGTATGGATGAGGATATGATGATTGAGACTTGGAAAGGAATGGAAGATTTACTGAAAGATAATAAGGTGAAAAATATTGGGGTCAGCAACTTTAAACCGCATCACTTTGAAGCTTTATTATCTCATGCCTCTATTAAACCGGTAATTGATCAAGTAGAATTCCATCCCTATTTAATTCAAGAAGACTTGCGTACATATCTGAATGCGCAGCGTATTCAAATGGAATCATGGTCTCCGCTTATGAATGCTCAAATCTTAGATGATGAAGTTGTTAAATCAGTAGCTGAAGAAGTAGGCAAGTCACCGGCTCAAGTTATTATTCGCTGGAATATTCAACATGATGTCGTTGTAATACCGAAGTCAGTGACGCCTTCACGCATTAAAGAGAATTTAGAAGTGTTTGATTTTGAACTGTCCGATTCACAAATGGCGCAATTAGATAATTTAAATGCAGATAAACGTGTGGGTCCTGACCCTGATAATTATTCTGGACATCATAAATAG
- a CDS encoding nuclease-related domain-containing protein, translated as MGPLEIGLVAAIVIAVIFLILFLTALNSKKKAQQQAEEQYEAKEKSLKDNYEDELEKERVEHKKTVTKQRADFDATVDSKDREIDALKLFSKNHSEYITDMRLIGIRERLVKEKRIRPEDMHIMANIFLPKNDMNDIERISHLVLTRTGLYIIDSQLLKGHVYNGISGKQFAELPTIEQVFNALNLDQRTPQTLVLDENDDQQSATFVNYSKQLHYVEQLADALQRQLNLKYTPMALLYFNPKNEGAVTISNYAQNTNTKVLVGAEQLDEYFNKFVFHGRIQYNVEDLARIMEEIESFN; from the coding sequence ATGGGACCATTGGAAATTGGTTTAGTAGCAGCGATAGTCATAGCTGTTATATTCTTAATATTGTTCTTAACTGCATTAAACAGTAAAAAGAAAGCACAACAGCAAGCAGAAGAACAATATGAAGCAAAAGAAAAAAGCTTGAAAGATAATTACGAAGATGAGCTTGAAAAAGAACGTGTAGAACATAAGAAAACAGTAACGAAGCAACGTGCTGATTTTGATGCTACAGTCGATTCGAAAGATCGTGAAATTGATGCATTGAAGCTGTTTTCAAAAAACCATAGCGAATATATCACTGATATGCGTCTTATCGGTATAAGAGAACGCTTAGTGAAAGAAAAACGCATTCGTCCTGAAGATATGCATATTATGGCAAACATCTTCTTGCCGAAAAATGATATGAATGATATCGAACGTATCAGTCATTTAGTGTTAACACGTACAGGTTTATACATTATAGACTCGCAACTTTTAAAAGGGCACGTTTATAATGGCATCAGCGGCAAACAGTTTGCTGAATTACCTACCATTGAACAAGTTTTCAATGCCTTAAATTTAGATCAGCGCACACCGCAAACTTTAGTATTAGATGAAAATGACGATCAACAATCTGCAACGTTTGTGAATTACTCTAAACAATTGCACTATGTTGAACAGTTAGCAGATGCGTTGCAACGTCAGTTGAATTTGAAATATACACCAATGGCATTACTTTATTTCAATCCTAAAAATGAAGGTGCCGTGACGATTTCGAATTACGCACAAAATACCAATACTAAAGTACTTGTAGGTGCTGAACAATTGGATGAATACTTTAATAAATTTGTTTTCCATGGCCGCATTCAATATAATGTTGAAGATTTGGCACGCATTATGGAAGAAATTGAATCTTTTAATTAA
- the metK gene encoding methionine adenosyltransferase yields MSNNRRLFTSESVTEGHPDKIADQISDAILDELLKKDPDARVACETVVTTGMAMIVGEISTSTYVDFPKVVRDTVEEIGYTRAKYGYDNQTMAVMSAIDEQSPDIAQAVDRALEYRNEISEEEIEATGAGDQGLMFGYATNETDTYMPTPIFFSHQLAKRLSDVRKDGTLKYLRPDGKVQVTVEYDENDKPIRIDTIVISTQHAEEITLDQIQEDIRKHVIDPIVPSSLLDDETKFFINPTGRFVIGGPQGDAGLTGRKIIVDTYGGFARHGGGCFSGKDPTKVDRSAAYAARYVAKNIVAAGLADKCEVQLAYAIGVAEPVSISIDTFGTGKVSEGKLVEAVRDNFDLRPAGIIKMLDLKRPIYKQTAAYGHFGRTDIALPWERVDKVDVLKEAVQA; encoded by the coding sequence ATGTCGAATAATAGAAGATTATTTACGTCAGAATCTGTTACAGAAGGACATCCTGATAAAATAGCAGACCAAATTTCAGATGCTATTTTGGATGAATTATTAAAGAAAGATCCAGATGCGCGGGTGGCATGTGAGACAGTAGTCACTACGGGAATGGCTATGATTGTCGGGGAAATCTCTACTTCCACTTATGTTGATTTTCCAAAAGTAGTAAGAGATACAGTTGAAGAAATTGGTTATACAAGAGCAAAATACGGCTATGACAACCAAACAATGGCTGTGATGTCAGCAATTGATGAACAATCTCCTGATATTGCGCAAGCAGTAGACCGCGCTTTAGAATATAGAAATGAAATCAGCGAAGAAGAAATTGAAGCTACAGGTGCAGGGGACCAAGGTTTAATGTTCGGTTACGCTACAAACGAAACTGATACGTATATGCCGACACCTATTTTCTTTTCACACCAACTTGCGAAACGTTTGTCAGATGTGCGTAAAGATGGCACGTTAAAATACTTGCGTCCTGATGGAAAAGTGCAAGTTACAGTAGAATACGATGAAAATGATAAACCAATCAGAATTGATACTATTGTTATTTCAACACAACATGCTGAAGAAATCACATTAGATCAAATCCAAGAGGATATCCGCAAACATGTTATCGACCCGATTGTACCTTCATCATTATTAGATGATGAAACTAAGTTCTTCATTAATCCAACAGGCCGCTTTGTTATCGGCGGACCACAAGGTGATGCAGGCTTGACTGGTCGTAAAATTATTGTTGATACTTATGGTGGTTTTGCACGTCACGGCGGCGGTTGTTTCAGCGGTAAAGATCCAACAAAAGTAGACCGTTCAGCAGCTTATGCAGCACGCTATGTGGCTAAAAATATTGTAGCAGCAGGATTAGCTGATAAATGTGAAGTCCAACTTGCTTATGCTATCGGTGTAGCGGAACCTGTTTCAATTTCTATAGATACATTTGGAACTGGAAAAGTTTCTGAAGGCAAACTAGTAGAAGCGGTCCGTGATAATTTTGATTTACGTCCAGCAGGTATCATTAAAATGTTGGATTTAAAACGTCCGATATACAAACAAACGGCGGCTTATGGCCATTTCGGCCGTACAGACATCGCATTGCCTTGGGAACGTGTAGACAAAGTGGATGTATTGAAAGAAGCGGTCCAAGCATAA
- the pckA gene encoding phosphoenolpyruvate carboxykinase (ATP), with product MAVDAQTNLKKLNHLIEKPSSLFQLTKTQLYNKILDNNEGELTELGAINQLTGQYTGRSPKDKFIVNEPSYRDAIDWGSVNQPIEEEKFLRLYDKVLDYLDQKDELYVFNGYAGSDQDTQLRLTVVNEMAWHNLFAHNMFIRPSSKDEAEKIKANFTIVSAPHFKANPEEDGTASETFVIISFKHRIILIGGTEYAGEMKKGIFSVMNYLLPQQDIMSMHCSANVGEKGDVALFFGLSGTGKTTLSAAPDRKLIGDDEHGWNKNGIFNIEGGCYAKAINLSKAKEPQIYDAIRYGTILENVVVEEDGNVDFDDNKYTENTRAAYPIDYIDNIAKPSKAAHPNTIVFLTADAFGVLPPISKLTKEQALYHFLSGFTSKLAGTERGITEPVPSFSTCFGAPFLPLNPKKYAELLGQLIDKHDVEVYLVNTGWTGGKYGVGRRISLKYTRRMVDAAIKGELKNAEFEQDEVFGLNVPKDIEDVPKSILQPINAWSNQDAYREQAQDLISRFVENFKKFGEDSQEIPEKGGFKA from the coding sequence ATGGCAGTAGATGCACAAACAAATTTAAAAAAGTTGAATCATTTGATTGAAAAACCATCATCATTATTTCAACTTACAAAAACGCAACTTTACAACAAGATTTTAGACAATAATGAAGGCGAACTCACAGAACTAGGAGCAATCAATCAATTGACAGGCCAATATACAGGTCGTTCTCCTAAAGATAAATTTATTGTAAACGAACCTTCTTACAGAGATGCAATTGACTGGGGCTCAGTAAACCAACCTATCGAAGAAGAAAAATTCCTTAGATTGTATGATAAAGTTCTAGATTACTTAGACCAAAAAGACGAATTATACGTCTTCAATGGTTACGCAGGAAGTGACCAAGATACTCAATTACGTTTAACAGTAGTCAACGAAATGGCTTGGCACAATTTATTCGCACATAACATGTTTATCCGCCCTTCTTCTAAGGATGAAGCAGAAAAAATTAAAGCGAACTTTACAATTGTTTCTGCGCCTCACTTCAAAGCAAACCCTGAAGAAGATGGCACAGCTTCTGAAACTTTCGTTATCATTTCTTTCAAACACCGTATTATCCTTATCGGTGGAACAGAATATGCTGGAGAAATGAAGAAAGGTATCTTCTCAGTAATGAACTATTTATTACCTCAACAAGATATCATGAGTATGCACTGCTCCGCTAACGTGGGTGAAAAAGGCGACGTTGCATTATTCTTCGGATTATCTGGAACAGGTAAAACAACTTTATCAGCAGCTCCAGATCGTAAATTAATCGGTGATGATGAACACGGCTGGAATAAAAATGGTATTTTCAACATTGAAGGCGGCTGCTATGCGAAAGCCATCAATCTTTCAAAAGCAAAAGAACCTCAAATTTATGATGCAATCCGTTATGGTACAATCTTAGAAAATGTTGTAGTCGAAGAAGATGGAAACGTTGATTTCGATGACAATAAATATACTGAAAACACACGTGCAGCATACCCTATCGACTATATTGATAATATTGCTAAACCATCTAAAGCAGCGCATCCGAATACAATCGTATTCTTAACAGCTGATGCATTCGGCGTATTGCCTCCAATTTCTAAATTAACAAAAGAACAAGCGTTGTATCATTTCTTAAGTGGATTCACTTCTAAATTAGCAGGTACTGAACGTGGTATCACTGAGCCTGTACCATCATTCTCTACATGCTTCGGTGCACCATTCTTGCCATTAAATCCTAAGAAATATGCTGAATTACTTGGACAATTGATTGATAAACATGATGTTGAAGTATATTTAGTAAATACAGGCTGGACTGGCGGAAAATACGGCGTAGGTCGTCGTATCAGCTTAAAATATACTCGTCGCATGGTTGATGCAGCTATTAAAGGCGAATTGAAAAATGCAGAATTCGAACAAGATGAAGTATTCGGTTTGAATGTGCCTAAAGACATTGAAGACGTACCGAAATCTATCTTACAACCAATCAATGCATGGAGTAATCAAGATGCTTACCGCGAACAAGCACAAGATTTAATCTCTCGCTTTGTAGAAAACTTCAAAAAATTCGGTGAAGATAGTCAAGAAATCCCTGAAAAAGGCGGATTTAAAGCTTAA
- a CDS encoding alpha/beta hydrolase family protein, with protein sequence MDFINRKRMPIDLASHIGEEVTYEVDHLKVKGLMLTPKEKVQRIVIYLRGGKGKVGRVRTGRLLQFSDSRTLVFGPYYRGNNGSEGRDEFSGNDLHDVTQAIDILKHIYPDAYVHLVGFSRGGLQGLLTFQYLPADSYIIWGGVSDLHLMYEERIDLRGMLRRMVGHPKKDLAAYEKREALQYIDENSPPILIIHGGKDKQVGIHQGYYLADYLERIGHRYETFYQMQEGHVPRPEALKEVLKVIHEWMDRVENNK encoded by the coding sequence TTGGACTTTATCAATAGAAAACGTATGCCAATTGATTTGGCTTCACATATTGGAGAAGAAGTTACTTATGAAGTCGATCATCTCAAAGTGAAAGGACTAATGTTGACGCCTAAAGAAAAAGTGCAACGTATTGTTATTTATTTACGCGGCGGTAAAGGCAAAGTCGGACGCGTTCGTACCGGTCGTCTGCTACAATTTTCAGATTCTCGTACATTAGTATTCGGACCTTACTATAGAGGAAATAATGGCAGTGAAGGTCGTGATGAATTCTCAGGTAATGACTTGCATGACGTCACTCAAGCTATAGATATATTAAAACACATCTACCCGGATGCTTATGTTCACCTCGTCGGTTTCTCTAGAGGGGGCTTGCAAGGGTTGCTTACATTTCAATATTTGCCGGCTGACAGTTATATCATTTGGGGCGGCGTCTCTGATTTGCATTTAATGTATGAAGAACGCATAGACTTACGCGGAATGCTGCGCAGAATGGTAGGGCATCCTAAGAAGGATTTAGCTGCATATGAAAAAAGAGAAGCCTTGCAATATATTGACGAAAATAGTCCTCCAATCTTAATTATTCATGGAGGAAAAGATAAACAAGTAGGCATCCATCAAGGTTATTATTTAGCAGATTATTTAGAACGTATCGGACATCGTTATGAAACATTTTATCAAATGCAAGAAGGGCATGTTCCAAGACCAGAAGCGTTGAAAGAGGTATTAAAAGTCATTCATGAGTGGATGGATCGTGTTGAAAATAATAAGTAG
- the ytkD gene encoding RNA deprotection pyrophosphohydrolase, with amino-acid sequence MHYKNSTDIANGEHVLVIPLYQDGFVLTRHKKRGIEFPGGKIEAGETSEVAAKRELFEETGAIIQQMQYIAQYTVYYPNGERWFTKDVFAAQVESIQTKEDYLETAGPVICQNLDDIADQDKSFLLTDEVILKCAERVSALGLYQ; translated from the coding sequence ATGCATTACAAGAATTCTACAGATATCGCAAACGGCGAACATGTTCTGGTAATTCCTTTATATCAAGATGGATTTGTACTGACACGACACAAGAAGCGTGGCATAGAGTTTCCAGGAGGGAAAATAGAAGCGGGAGAAACGAGCGAGGTTGCAGCAAAACGTGAACTGTTTGAAGAGACTGGTGCTATTATCCAACAGATGCAATATATCGCTCAATATACAGTGTATTATCCTAACGGAGAACGCTGGTTTACAAAAGATGTATTTGCGGCACAAGTAGAAAGCATACAAACGAAAGAGGATTATTTAGAAACTGCTGGACCTGTTATATGTCAGAATCTAGACGATATAGCAGACCAAGATAAAAGTTTCTTGCTGACTGATGAAGTAATATTAAAATGTGCAGAAAGAGTGAGTGCGCTTGGACTTTATCAATAG
- the yidD gene encoding membrane protein insertion efficiency factor YidD codes for MKKLFLGIIWVYQHFISPLTPPTCRFYPTCSNYTKEAIEVHGALKGSWLGIKRISKCHPFHKGGFDPVPLKHNHEHCEHHHS; via the coding sequence TTGAAAAAACTCTTTCTAGGCATAATCTGGGTGTATCAACATTTTATTTCGCCACTTACACCCCCAACTTGCCGCTTCTATCCTACTTGTTCTAACTATACTAAAGAAGCCATTGAAGTTCACGGCGCACTCAAAGGATCCTGGTTAGGAATCAAACGTATCTCTAAGTGTCACCCTTTTCATAAAGGCGGATTTGATCCAGTACCGTTGAAACATAATCATGAACATTGCGAACATCATCATTCATAA
- the menC gene encoding o-succinylbenzoate synthase, which translates to MKFKTINFYTYQAPFKTPIQTPKIEMHARKVLIIEIINQEGNSYFGECNAFETYWYANETIDTVYHSLKTWFEKEISGKEFADFETAQTALDQLSGEPAARCTAAMALYQAFNKLEAFSVEYGATVSGLSEVQLNVLQNTQPRRVKLKWSETVEGDLEQLSQLSSQPLLALDANESLGSDDVPELQEINNHFNILYIEEPFRYLSSINNIEKGTIPPIALDEKASDIDSIVCYIENYNIETVVLKPFRLGGIDRMLEAIKFLQQKNVKVVIGGMYEYGLSRYFTAYLSRLGDYPGDITPYGYYFSEEFTAENGILKEGRIEFTPPKVDKNKLTPYE; encoded by the coding sequence ATGAAATTTAAAACGATAAATTTTTATACTTATCAAGCTCCTTTTAAAACGCCAATACAAACACCTAAAATTGAAATGCATGCACGCAAAGTTTTAATTATAGAAATCATTAATCAAGAAGGAAATAGTTACTTTGGAGAATGTAATGCATTCGAAACTTATTGGTACGCCAACGAAACCATTGACACCGTTTATCATAGCTTAAAGACCTGGTTTGAAAAAGAAATCTCTGGAAAGGAATTTGCTGATTTTGAGACAGCTCAAACTGCTTTAGACCAGTTATCTGGAGAGCCTGCAGCACGTTGTACGGCAGCGATGGCACTCTATCAAGCATTTAATAAATTAGAAGCATTTTCAGTTGAATATGGAGCAACGGTAAGTGGATTATCAGAGGTACAATTGAACGTCTTGCAAAATACGCAACCTCGACGTGTTAAATTAAAATGGTCGGAAACAGTGGAAGGTGATTTGGAACAGTTGAGCCAACTATCATCGCAACCATTACTTGCTTTAGATGCCAATGAATCACTGGGTTCAGATGATGTACCTGAATTGCAAGAAATTAATAACCATTTTAATATTTTATATATTGAAGAACCTTTCAGATATTTAAGTAGTATAAACAATATAGAAAAGGGGACAATTCCTCCTATCGCTTTAGATGAAAAAGCATCAGATATAGATTCGATTGTATGTTATATTGAAAACTATAATATTGAAACGGTAGTATTAAAACCGTTTCGTTTAGGCGGTATTGACCGCATGTTGGAAGCGATTAAATTTTTACAGCAGAAAAATGTTAAAGTTGTCATCGGCGGTATGTATGAATATGGGCTAAGTCGATATTTTACAGCGTATCTAAGTCGATTAGGCGATTATCCTGGTGATATCACGCCATATGGTTATTATTTTTCAGAAGAATTTACAGCAGAAAATGGCATATTAAAAGAGGGACGTATTGAATTTACGCCCCCTAAAGTAGATAAAAATAAGTTAACACCTTATGAATGA